Below is a window of Paraburkholderia azotifigens DNA.
CGTTGCCGACGTTGAACGCACCGATGTTGAGCGTCGAAGCGAGATTCGGCGCAGCCTTCGCTTTCTCGACGACGCGCATCTGCAGCGGCGGCACCGTCGCGAAGGCCGCGATGCCCCAGATGAACACGGTGATGCCCGCCGCGACCTGCGAATGGCTGGTATGCGCGAACACGGCCATCACGACGGCGAGCGCGATCAGAATGCCCATCAGCGACGGCATCAGCGAACGATCCGCGAGCTTGCCGCCCACCGTGTTGCCGACCGTCAGACCCACGCCGAACAGCACGAGGATCAGCGTGACGCCGTGCGGCGTGAAGCCGCTGACCTGTTCGAGAATCGGCGCGATGTAGGTGAACACGACGAACACGCCGCCGAAGCCGAGCACCGTCATCGTCAGCGCGAGCCAGACTTGCGGTTCCTTCAGCACGCGCACTTCGTGACCAAGACCGGCAGGGCCCGTGTCGTGCCGGTTCGGCACCAGCGCCGTGACGCCCGCGAGCGACAGCACACCGAACGCGGCGACGATCCAGAACGCGACGCGCCAGCCGAACTGCTGCCCGATGAACGTGCCGAACGGCACGCCGAGCACGTTCGCGAGCGTAAGCCCCGTGAACATCAGCGCAATCGCGCTGGCGCGCTTTTCCTGCGGCACGAGCGACGCGGCCACCACCGCGCCGATGCCGAAGAACGAGCCGTGCGCGAACGACGTCACGACGCGCGCGATCATCAGCACCGAATAGTCGGATGCGATCGCGCACAGCACATTGCCGACGATGAACACGCCCATCAGGAGTTGCAGCGCGAGCTTGCGCGGCATCTTGCTGGTGACGACTGCGAGCAGCGGCGCGCCGACGGCCACGCCAAGCGCATAACCGCTGACGAGCAGACCGGCCGAAGGCAGCGACACGGCAAGGTCTTTCGCCACGTCGGGCAGCAAACCCATGATGACGAACTCGGTCGTGCCGATGGCGAATGCGCTGATGGCAAGCGCAAGCAAGGGAATGGGCATGGGAAGCTCCAGAAGACGATTCAGTGGGACGCGCGCGCGGCGTTGCGCGCCGCCGTCACGAACTCGACGACGACGGACGACGCCAGCGCGACGAACAGTTGCACTTCACCCGAGAGCGGCACATCGGCCGTCTGATACGCGACGCCTGCCCTTTCCATCCGCGCAAGCAGCGCCTGCCACGCTTCGCCGTCGTCGAGACGGAACGCGATGTGGTCGATACGCGGGCTCGTGCGACCGGCTTGATACGGCAGCGTCGAGTCGACGAGATGGATCACAGGACAGCCATCCGCATACAGCCAGTGACCGCCGACGCCGAACGGCGGCCGCAGGCCGTCCGTCAGCCCGGCGACATCGACGAAAAACCGTCGGGTGGCGTCGAGATCGGCGGTGACGATCGTCGCGTGGTCGAGATGCATGATGCGGCTCCGGGTAAACGCGGGTGTCGCGTTGTCAGGATCGGATTGTCCGCGTACGCCTTGAATTTGATAATTGGCGTACCATTTGAAGGATTTTCAAATAGCGCTGGATAATGACCGACAACCTCGGTGACATCCGTCTCTTCGTCGAAGCGGCGCAACTGGGCAGCCTGTCGGCGGCGGGCCGCAAGCTCGGCCTGACGCCCGCGGCGGCCAGTGCGCGCCTCGCGAAGCTCGAAGGCGGGCTGAAAGCGCGCCTCTTCGAGCGCACCACGCGCCAACTGCGTCTCACCGACGTAGGCCGTCTGTACCTGAGCGGTTGCCAACAGGCGCTGCGCGCGCTCGACGACGCCGAAGCCGCACTGCAGGAAGGCCAGAACGCCGTGCGCGGCAAGGTGCGCATGTCCGCGACGTCGGACTTCGGGCGCAATCTGCTGATGCACTGGCTCGACGAGTTCAACGCGCTGTACCCGGACGTCACGTTCGCGC
It encodes the following:
- a CDS encoding MFS transporter translates to MPIPLLALAISAFAIGTTEFVIMGLLPDVAKDLAVSLPSAGLLVSGYALGVAVGAPLLAVVTSKMPRKLALQLLMGVFIVGNVLCAIASDYSVLMIARVVTSFAHGSFFGIGAVVAASLVPQEKRASAIALMFTGLTLANVLGVPFGTFIGQQFGWRVAFWIVAAFGVLSLAGVTALVPNRHDTGPAGLGHEVRVLKEPQVWLALTMTVLGFGGVFVVFTYIAPILEQVSGFTPHGVTLILVLFGVGLTVGNTVGGKLADRSLMPSLMGILIALAVVMAVFAHTSHSQVAAGITVFIWGIAAFATVPPLQMRVVEKAKAAPNLASTLNIGAFNVGNAGGAWLGGLAISHGYGLDALPYVAAVVALAALALTWIAARMDTPATLVTRDVRERV
- a CDS encoding VOC family protein yields the protein MHLDHATIVTADLDATRRFFVDVAGLTDGLRPPFGVGGHWLYADGCPVIHLVDSTLPYQAGRTSPRIDHIAFRLDDGEAWQALLARMERAGVAYQTADVPLSGEVQLFVALASSVVVEFVTAARNAARASH